Sequence from the Erythrolamprus reginae isolate rEryReg1 chromosome 2, rEryReg1.hap1, whole genome shotgun sequence genome:
ACAATAGTGATATCTGGTCTTTCTTAAAACTCTACAACTTACAGAAAATAAACTAGGCCAAGCATCAACAGATGTCTATTCACTTTATCatgtttttattatctttttcttccattttccccACAATTTTCTTTGGCCTGATTCTCTTGGATAACATGGATTAGCGCTGttgaaacttaaaaaaaacaaaacaaaataatgctCCCCCCTCTCACGTGACCAGGCATTGAATTGCAGTCCTAACTCAGGCTTAATCCCATCAGACATTCTCCATGGAGGATCCTCTTGGCTAGTTCTTTTCATCCCTGAACTTCTACAACACAATGCaattgtgtgtatatgtgttgttgttgttgttgccttttTTGTTATTGATTGTTTTGTGGACTATACTATTCCTAGACACTGTATTATGGCAGTTTTATGAGGTGACTAAAATAGAGCTGGACCTACATGCGCCACTAATTTGCTTTCTAAAGTCACTTTTAAAAAGGGTCTCATCTGTCATTTGGGAATTGGAGTGGGGGGTGAGCTACTTTTACACTGTCCTGCGTTAAGATCATTTATTTTCAACTGCTGAGACCATGACTGACACTGAAACTGCTACTCTGGCTCAGATATTGTTTGAGTTGAAAATGTATTGTTTAGGGCGCCCATAAAAGAAATAAGTTAAATGCCACGGTATCCCCATTAACTTCCCCCTCTTCTAACACATACTTTGATAACCATAAAATCCAGGGTGGAATGGGAATATTGTTACAGGGGACAAAACCCAGGCAATGGTTATCACTTGTTGCCGAGTTCTCCActtttctcttcttcaaaacAAAAGGCGCCACCAAGGAAAACAGACTTTGAACATTCTAACTTTCTCTCTAGGTCTATCAGATAtgtcaaaaaaataaacaatcaggagatattattattattctttatctcccccaccacaaaaaaaaaatgctttgaaaaagtagaagaaaaatTGTCAAGAAGTTATGGTATAAACTTAAGATGCAACAGCAGTGGCTTTTTTTACACATGCTGTGAGTGTTTGAATAAGAACAATGCCCCAGCACTGTAACACGCCAGAAGAATGACAAAGGATTTAAAGGAAAAGGTTTGGTTAGAATACAAGGCAAGTGAAACTGAAAggaagcaaagggggggggggaacccatttACAATGGAACAATGCATGTACTAATCGCTTTGATATATTATACAAGCCCAAAGACCCAAAACATTGTGTAATTATTTATAAATGACTTCTCTACTCTTGTATATAATACCAGCGAAAGAATAAAACTGCAGGCTACTCTCTAAACTATTTCTAAATAGACCTGCCTCAAAAGGACACAGAAGTGTTTGAAACAAAATAATTAATGGTTGATTTTATGGTTGTCccattaaaacattttaattgctGCAAGAAAAATACTTTGTGTTCATAGGCAACAATAATTTAGTTAAGTTCTAAAATGTGTATAAAATAAGATAAAGGATATACTGAGCTAATGTTACCACATTTCTGATTTCTTAATGTAGTTAAGAAGGCAAAATGCAAGAGACTAGATGATGGTTTTGCTGTAATTTTGGTAAATTTGCCACTTGGcttgaattattattttacataGTGCATATAAATGACTGACAGAAAGAAAAGTTAAGTGTACTTTAAGAATCACTTTCAAAGACTAGCATAACATATCAAGTGCATTCAAACACTATACAGTATATTATCAGGAATGAAAATTTCCTTATTGAAATTGACTCTGAATTTACATTTCCGTCACTTAGTTgaaaattaatttgaaatatCATTTTTGTGCTCATTCTGAAATATGGAAGAACTCTCAACTGATTTATGTGTGGTGTCCATCTCAGGAGACATATCATATGAACATCTTTCTTAGAAGATGGTAGCATTTCAATGGAAATAAAGCAACCCATTCATAGATGTTAATAGAAGCTTCAAGTCTACTGCAGTAACAGAAGAACTGATTGCTGATGTAGCCGGGGACTGAACTATTGGAAATATAGTCACCTATTTACTTATGACTGCTTAAGTCCATATGGACATTTCACCAGTTCCCTCATATCACGGAAAATGATACAGTACAAACTGAATAGCAAATTCAGGTAGCAAGGAAAGGATCCAAAaagtgattaccatatttttcagtgtataagatgcacctttttcctccttaaaagaggctgatagttagggtgcgtcttatattctgaatgtagctcccccccccccccagccctaacttcccagctcttactctgCAGGCTTTCATTGTTTCcctctacaaagaatgttttccaagccctaagtctttgcagggcttttttcattactctaacttgctccaagtttctttccagccctaaccaggtgctaacgttgttcccaactcttacctgttgcaagctctttcactgttactctctgcaaagaagaatgttttccaagccctaagtctttgcagagttttttccccattgctctacttgttcaaactgtttctttccaggtgctaattatgttcccagcttttactggcttacaagctctttcattgttactctctcagaataaaaaaaaattaagcccttaatcaggggataaaataatgtgctgaagctgaccatacTAAGGATGCTAGCAAGATGAattcctggtaagcagattcttttccctattttcctccccaaaaactaaggtgcgtattATATttcaatgcatcttatactctgaaaaatacagtagtccttGATAAGTAGTAACATTTATTATGTGCCACCTGGTCTTCAAGAACATACTTTTTATGGGGAATTCAGCCACATTCTTTGGAAAAGAGAAAGTTGGGTGAAGTGCATCAATCTTTAGTCCATTGAATGATCCTATCCAAGAGATCAGTGAAGTTTGTAAATGTGAAGATTGGTCATACAGTTATTTTTTTATCAGTGTGGTAACTAAATTTTCCCTAAACAAGGCAATCACTAAAGATGTAAAAACCTGTAATTGTTTCACACAAAAAGGCTTCTGGAGTTTGTAGATTAGCAGGATTAGGATGTTACCAAAATATATGGGCattagaactttttttaaaaaatgaatatagtTAAACTTTCTCCTTAACAAAGCTGACTTTAAAATAAATCAGTCTAGGCCACGCTTACTTGTATATTATCTGTATCAATACCTACTTATCaaaaatgacaataaataaaaataattttgttgcAATGGAAATAACTCCTTCAAAATTTTATTCAGAGAAACAGAAATCTAAGCCAGAAAGCCATTCTCTTAAAATGTTTTCCAGTCAGTTATTTAATCTTGATTTTTGAGAAGGCAATTAATTTTCTACAATTGACTTCCATTGAAGGAAGGCCAAAAAGCCCAAGTAGGGCTTTGCTGGCTAAACAATTTATTCACAAAATAAGTAGACTGCTTGCTATTGAGCCCAACTGAATTATTCATTTAGCACTTCTTTATGTTTGCTAATGAATCCATTTTAATTCTTTCAGTGTATGGACAATTCATAAGAATTAACTAAATATATGTTCCAAACAAATTGCATGCATGGCATACTTTggccaacattttttttaaagtaatctgAAGATAATATCAAGCAATAGAGCTGACTGGATAAAAAcaaaaatctattaaataaatgtCCAAAATGTAAACTACAAATACAGCTAAAAGTTGTGCttccaaatagcaatagcacttagacttatataccactttacaatgattttacagccctctctaagcagtttacagattcaataaataaatacatacataaaactatagatAATAGCCAATTATAAAAAAAAGTATTAGATTAGAATTATTCTGAACTAGTTGACCCACAGTATGAAAAGCTGTAGAAGTTACTTTTCTACTtcaaatgttatttaaaatatgACAGTGCCCATTTCTAATGGGGAGGGAATAAATGGACATAAACTGAAAGCAGAAGCAGAAACTTGTAACATTAAGGATTCCCCATTTATAAATTTTGGCCTtaaacttagaactacgtcgccttcgatctgatctatatgtagttcataaaattatctgccacaatgtcttacctgtcaacgactacttcagttccaacaatacatgagcacataatagatacaaacttaatgtaaactgctccaaacttgattgcagaaaataccacttcagcaacagagtgattaatgcctggaatgcaccatctgattctgtggtttctttcctgaATCCCCAaaaatttaaccttagactgtctactgttgacctcaccccattcctaagaggcttgtaaggggcgtgtataagtttTGCATCGTGCCtaccctaccctccctgtcttactgtcctcatttatccgtactttgtttgtttatacctatacctgctatcttgtatatgtttgacgaacaaacaaagatataaaaataaaatgaaaatagtgGCCTCCTTATAAAAACTTGACTGAGTCATTGATTACATTTCTCTCACAATGTTTCTGAGGCCACTCAAGCTGACACTCAGGAAGACCACAATCCTCAGGGGAAGTTTTGGTTGAGATGAGTAAGCCTGAAAACATAAGCCAGTTCCATGGTGGCATGAAAATTTGAATCTGGATTTCCTTGGTGTATAGCCAATGTATCAGGGAaaaaggtattactgtacattattataaaattatcatTTGCATTATTTCTTTATAAGACAAAACCTTAATTATAAATTAGAGATATTATATTTCTCTACTGATCTTTTCCATCAAGAAAAAGAACCCAACTAAGCAAAGCCAAGATGTGTTGAATGGCTACGGGATGCTAATATATGACAAACAGCTTGGACAATGGGTGTAAGGAAGAATGTGGAGGAAAGCCCACCTGATTGGCATCCTGTAAAGAACCAACATAGGTAATTGGCCACAATTTCAAAATATTAAATGTAGTATTTGCCACTgggcacttctgaaaaaccttgccaacacTTGCCCCCAGCATTCTCTGAGAATCGGACATGATTAactaaagggaggggggagagggaaggatggGGATGTAACACCTGTCTTCTGCGGACTTAAGGAAAAAGTACTCAAAAGTCCTTTGAGTCAAGCTCAACTCCTGAACACATCTATCAGAATCAGAAGGTAATAGCAAATTGCTTCTATGTTATAGTCAAACCATACCAAGGCATATCCTACAAGGCTTTTGATGGTTTTAAAAAGGCTGTTAAAAACTGGCAACATTTTTGTGATGTTTTTCTATGCCACTTcctactttttttttctattttgttatttttctagTTACACTCTAGGTTGGTTGTGAATTTTATTATATGCTTGTCTATCATTCTAAACCACTAAGTATTGCAAGTCTGTGGTCAGAAATCCAACaactaaataaattataaaataaatgttgaCTGAATCACTAAGAATCAGgtgtacagtatttcttttattccctaactttaaaaaaaaaacgttgAGACACTTCACCATGCAAAAGAAAGACTTTCATAAAATAATTGTGGTGTTGCCTACATTTAGTGGAGCAAAGTTATATCCCCTGCATTCCAAATAGATGTAGATTAGAACTTGGACGTGGGTGAAACTATTACTATCCCAAACTAATTTGGGCTAAACGCTTTTTAACCTCTTAGGGTTTAggataatttacagtttaaaactAATACTTCGCCATGTGTTAATCCCAAGCATCTTTGATTTGATAATACGAAAACACACCTCCGATCTCTATAGGCAGACCATAAAGTAAAGAAAGCGGATGGAATCCCGAAAGAAGATAAATCcacattattatttttcctccacAGCAAGGAAAATGGATAGAAAAGTCACGCTTGTTTTATTCTAGGGTTTTATACTATGCAAAAAGTAAGCGCTATGGTCTCAGCCGAATATCAAGCCGCGGTATAatgtatttttcttctctttttttccgtGCAAAAAAAGTAGTAGTTATCCGGCTATTCTTGAAAGTTTCCTAAAGACAAGCCAAGGGAAATTTCTCGCcaaatttggaggggggggggggtgttaaggcGCGCCGCATTTCAGAGCCGCTAATTAGAAATCCCTCCcctcacatacacacactgcTTCTAACGCGGCAGGTAGAAAAGACTGACAGGAACTCGATGCCGCCTTTGACACTATTATGATCGCGATTATTTATTCCTCGTTCTATTCAAACAGGCAGGAGGTCGAGTTCCCCTCCAACCCCCGGGCCGGCGACGTCGCTTTTGTGATTTCCTGACGCCTTCAGCCCGATCACGTCGCGCTTCATTCACCGAGGCTCAGAAAAGAGCCCCgccctaaaaaaaaaaagcaataaaatcaaaccaaagaccaaaaaaaaagggggggggtttgAACCACCCCAAAAAATAAAGAGCCAAACGGGGAGCCGCTTCCCTCACACATATAcagccccttccccccccccgcccccccgccgtCTCTGCTGCCGCCATGCCCGTTTGGCGCGAGGTTGAATGGCCGGCCATGCTCTCTCCCGAGCGGGAGGGCCCGGCTCGCCAGGGCTCCTGTGAGGGACTTGTGCCTCCGGCCCGAAGGCTAATCACTTTGTTCCTCCCTCGcgcaccccccctccccttttaatAGACTAATGAAGCTCAAAGGAGGAGGCTTAGCCTTAGTGATAGCTCACGTGGCTCGCCGGCCTTGCTCGCTCGCCATTGGGCCGCCGTAATTATAGGCACACTCCCGGGAGAGAACGGAATCCTCGGCACATAAATTATGCAAACGAAGCAAAGTGCAGCACGGGGCAGACCTGATGCCTTGATTCATTCATGCCGCCAGAGCTGGGGGGTGGAGGGCGAGGGGGGGGTGGAATCgcgaaaaaaaaaaaggagagaagggagtgggggggggaggcgaaggggcgagatCTATTGTTTTACAAGGGTATATAAGATATCTGAGGCCAAGTCGTGTGCCAAATTCGCTTGCTCGCGCGACCTGAGAGCGGCGGAGATCACTGCCCCGACAGACGAGGGGGCTGTCGCGTGTCCTCTCCTTTCGCTTTCCGCAGAAATCCGGGTTTCCTAAAAGTCTCCAAAAATTAACTGGTTTTTTGGaacctgggcgggcgggcgagcgtcGCATGTGTGGACCGCCGCCTTGAGCGCGCTTGAAGTGAgtatgaagcaaaaaaaaaatgctggttGGCTTCTGAGATAAATTAGGGCGCTTAGATAGGAGGGGTTGCAATTTGGTTGccttatacattaaaaaaaaaagatacggTTGGACTTCCACTCGTTCTTGAGAGGGGACGATCCCAATGCAAAAACTCTTGTTTGAGTCTAAGTTTAAATTCTGGGCTTCGTTTTGGGAAAGTTTTATTAATAACTTCTCCCCAGTTGGTTTAAAGTAAAGAAACTTAACTTTAGTAcgtattcattttttttctcccttctgttTAAAAATATCCCCCACTTTTCATTGTTTCTCACTTTTCAGTTCCTTCATTTCATCCCCAGCTCAAATCTTCCTTCTTCACCAGCCTGAGGGCTTCCAGATCTGTCAGTTGCCTTCTGACTGTGGATGATGGGAGCTGTGTCGTCACATTTTCTGGGTATGCAGCCTTACAGCCACTCACCTCCCACCTTCTTCTCTTCACAGGATGTCCTCTGCTTTAGAGACCAGCTACTCTGACCTTGACAACAGCAGTGACGTGTCCTTTTGTATCACGGATGATGAAGGGAGCCTCGGGGGCGTACAGATCCCTTCCCTGGCCTTTCCCAAACACCTTGCCTCCCCAGAGCCTGGCTCCCAGAGGTGCGAAGAAGAGAAAGAGCGGGGGAAGAGGCGTAGGGGCCGCACCAAGGTCAAGAGTGAATCTGTCCTTCACACCATCAAAAAGACCAGGCGGGTCAAAGCCAATGACAGAGAACGGAATCGAATGCATAATCTCAACGCAGCCTTGGATGAGCTCCGGAGCGTCCTACCCACCTTTCCAGATGACACTAAGTTGACTAAGATTGAGACCCTGCGCTTTGCCTACAATTACATCTGGGCCCTTTCAGAAACCCTGCGGCTGGCTGATCAGTGCCTTCAGAAAAACCCCAAAGAGATGGTGCTGCCCAGTTTCTTGGGCTCCATCGATCCACCCAGCCCAGGCAGTGATGCAGGATCCTGGATTTCCACAGCATCTCCTGCCACCTCTTCTCTCTCTGCCTGCACTTCAAGCCCCAGCAGCCCAGCCACCTCAGAAGACTATTGTTATGGTCCTGGTGACCGTCTCTTCTCCTTCCACAGCCTGCCCAAAGACTTGCTGCACAATACCTCTTGTTTTGTGCAGTACCATTAGAAGGAAGAAAAGCGACTTGTGACCAAGAGTATTAGTCTCCCACAAACAAAAGTTCTCAAGCAGCCAGTTATTTTTCTGGGTTTTGGGTTTTCTCTAGATTCAACAAGCAGGCTAAGGGGAATTGTACCTTGGTTTCTCAAATATCAAAGTCTTGTCTTTTCCCATCCTGAAAGTCAAGGGTGAATAACACTGGGAGTGTGTTCATATATTGTACACCAAGATAGGGAGGCTATGATAAAGCACTATTTAGGCTGGTGTATAACCTAGCCTTTTGAATAAACCTCTCCCCACTGCTACAAAAGCAGGCTTTAGCCCAGAATATAgctttatttctctcccccctgccATTCTTTTAAAAGATTTTCTTCTATCACTCTGTCCCTTTTGCACTTTTCTACATTTCACAAATCccactttgtttctttccttttcaacCCAGAGCTCTTGGGGGCATCCATATGATttagaaaaggaaggggggggaggacagATTTGCTGCTACAGACAAGGTGAAAAGTCAATTTTACAATTTGTAGGACTCTAATGAAGAAAAACGAGCATGAAAATTTGGTTTGAACGCCCTGACAATGCAATGAAAGGGCTTAGAGAAGGCAGATTCAGCTGGGTGCATGGGCCTCCTGCTAGGGACTTAGTGTGCCAAATGCCCAATAGACTCCTAAGGTTCAGGATGCAGTTCTGCCTCTCCCAGGCAAAGCTCTGAACCCCAAGTTGATCAGTTCTGAAAGAAGACAAACTAGAATAATCTGTTGTGGCTCTTGACTTTCACTGCTGTCTTGTACTTGAGTATAACCAGCGATTCACCGATCGGCTCCAATGTTGGTTTAATTTATTCAAAACTTTCATTCCTATGAAGATTGTATTTTTGTAAATAAAGAGCTTTTATTCTTATGATATTCATTATCTTAAAATCAGAtgctgtacttttttaaaaaaaagttgtatgtaaataaatatctttAACATTTGTAACTTCTGTGCCTCATCTTTAACATTTGTAACTTCTGTGCCTCTTcgttattttttctctctcttcccaccCACAGCTTCTGCGTTCCTAAAATGTGTTGCTCTTTAGAAAAAAGAGATGTGTTCTCTTAATGAACTGGGAAATTGCACAGTGGCCTAAAGGCAAGATAAAAATTGAAAAGCACTTACCTGTGAATCAGTCTTAACTTTACAGAATTCTCCTGCATCACCTAAACTATAAACCCAAGTAGAGGCCATTAATGCTCACAAGAAAGCAAATTAAAAGTGTTAGCCTCAGTTTAGCTCTCAGCATGAGACTACCTGTGGGGATGCACActttaaaaagagaaagggagagttcTTTTGGTGCAAGAAATATCAGCTGGCAACAGATTTTCAAAGAAAGGGGGATTAAAAGGATCAATAAAAACTGACAATTATGTACAAAGAGGAAAGTGACAGGTGGATGCCTAGAGCATTGGGGTTTGGAGGCTTTATATTTTTGCCCTTTTAGAAGGGACACTAAAGCTTTCTTAAAGATTTCAAGCTCTTAATCCTTTCTACATTTGAAAAAAATGGCTTGAGTCTGAATAGTTAAACAATAAACATCCCCATTTCACATGACTTTCAAATATTGTTTGTTCTTTATTATTACAAAGTCTTGATGAAAGTGTTAAGAGAGGTATTCCTAGTTTTATTGCATGCGCTCATATTTTATTAGCCAACATTGTATACTTTTGCAACATGCATCAAAAGCACTGAAACATTACACTACAGCTCTTTAGGGAACATTAAAGTGAGAATTACAAACCATTCCTATTTATGAATGATCTAGAATATAAATTACGTCTTCTTAAGCCAAATCTGTTATGTCTGGGCCATAATAGCAAGGGGAATTGTTCACCATTGTCTTTTATTATGTTGGTTTCATTCTTTAGGTCCTTTCCCTTGTCTCCTTTTGTACCTTTGTTTAGTCAAAATTTAGCTTGTAGCTAAGTTATACATGAAAGAAATGCATGGCAGAAATGCATATCAACTGGCATTGTAGGAACAGGTGAATTCATGAGCTATCAAGGGATGGCATCTCCAGAGCAAATCTCTGGAGCAGAAGTCCAGGAACCAATTAGTAGATTGAAACTCCAAATGCTGGAGAAATCTGACAATGCATTTTGATGTAGGAGTAGTAGTAGTaagcattatttaaaaatataaggaCTCATGGAAGCTCattaaatcaaaatcaaaatttaCTTAGCCCTCTCTAGGGATGTCAATAGAAGCAAATGAGAAATGTAAagtcttaggcaagaaaaaccaaaagtacaaatagattgggtgaaacTATGCTTAATACTAGtatgtattggttgccgatcagtttccggtcacaattcaaagtgttggtcatcacctataaagcccttcatggcaccggaccagggtatctaaaagaccgccttctgccacacgaatcccagcaaccggttaggtcccacagagttggtctcgtgtgggtcccgtcaactaaacaatgtcacttggcgggacccagagaaagacccttctctgtggtggctccgaccctctggaatcaactccctccagatattagaactgcccccaccctccttgcctttcataaactccttaaaacccacctctgtcgtcaggcgtgggggaactgaaacatctccccctgcctatgtagtttttttatgtatgatatgactgtatgtatgttttttatatattggggtttcttgctttttagcctttttaaatgtattattgttattttagactctaactattagatttgttattatatattgtttttatcattgctgtaagccgccccgagtctacggagaggggcggcatacaaatccaataaataataataatgtgagtgggatcttggagtctcagtcgacaaccagctaaacatgagctaGCAGGGTGTAATGGCAGGCAAATAGCCGACGAAATCCTAAACTCTATTAAAAAGGGGGTACAAAGATCAAGTGACTTACTAAAAAAAacattctataaagccttagtatgACTGCACcttgaatactgcatccagttttcgtCACCACagtataaaaagatgttgagactctagagaaagtgcagagaagagcaaccaggatgattagcagacaggaggctaaaacttatgaagaaaggttgcaggaaatgggcatagctagtctagtgaagagaaggaccaggggagacatgatagcagtgtttcaatatttgagcagCTGCCACGTAggtgttccttccaactctgttaatctaatttAAACTCCAAATTGGATTAATCTaaaatcaaacaattatagaattCTTAAGTTCTATAAGATTCTAGGTATGGGAGCTAGGGTTGACTCATTTTCAAGGAAATTTTTCCTTCTGTATTTCAACATGGACATTTAAGAAAATTCATTTTAGAAAGTTCCAAACTTGCTTGAATAGGATTGTGAAGCAGACCTAATCTTTCACCAGTTACAACTGGTGAGATTTCTGTTTTCTGATGTACCTAATGTGTATTACGTGTTTGCACTGGATTTCCCAGAAAAGGggactataataaatcaataataaatgtGCAAATATTATGTAAAATATTCGTATTTCAAAAGAGTGAGTAAGAATGTGCTAGTTTGACCTGGCATATGTACTCACAGTATCCAGGACTACTTTCCTGCttaaaaaaacaatgaaagatcCCTATTTTAATAATTATCATGTCCTAGCCTTAAGAAAGTCAGTCTTCTGGACTGTACACAGACACACAATCTCTTCTTTGGGATAATTTGATACTTGAAATCAGGCTAGATCTtcatttcccctcccctccccgaaCGATCCTATTGTATTTTAGGACTGCTGTCAAACCCTAGTTTAaaaaaacttggggggggggtgtctaatGTAAATTAGAAGTCCCAACCTGGTTTGTGTTTAGATGTCTTAATTTTGGGTGGCATCTGTTTGTCTCTTGTTTGTGTTATTACTTGTTGTGGATTTCTAAGGGGTCTATG
This genomic interval carries:
- the NEUROG1 gene encoding neurogenin-1; the encoded protein is MSSALETSYSDLDNSSDVSFCITDDEGSLGGVQIPSLAFPKHLASPEPGSQRCEEEKERGKRRRGRTKVKSESVLHTIKKTRRVKANDRERNRMHNLNAALDELRSVLPTFPDDTKLTKIETLRFAYNYIWALSETLRLADQCLQKNPKEMVLPSFLGSIDPPSPGSDAGSWISTASPATSSLSACTSSPSSPATSEDYCYGPGDRLFSFHSLPKDLLHNTSCFVQYH